The genome window ATTTTCCTCGAACTCTTTGACTTGCTCGACATCGTATCCGAATTCACCCGCTACGAGCGTAATGGTATCCATATCCAGGCGTTGATTGATAGAAACCATCAATCCAAGCTGGAGACAGGTTTTAATAATTTCGCCTACAGCCACATCCATCATATCGGCTAATTCGTGCGCCGAAAGGTATTCATGCACACGAATCACATTACGTTCTTCTTCGGACTCTGCCGCTTCGGCTTCTCTTTCTTCGCGTTTTTGCTTACGCCGTTTTTGACGCTCTTCGCCGGCCGTGCGCGAATCATCCATCTTAGCCATCGTTTCACGGATAGCCGCTTCGACGTCTTTTTCGTCTATCTTATTTTTCTTCTTCTTTTTCTTTTTATTATTCTTACCGCCTTTTTCTTCGACCACTAAAACTTCAGGCTCCGCTTCACCTTCTTCTTTGCCACCCTTCTTCTTTTTACGACGCGGGTCAGTTTCGTCTTTCATCGCTTGTTTTTCAAGCTGTTGGCGCGCTTTTTCAAACGCAAGCTTAAATTCCTCGATGGATTTTTGCGAGGATTTCAGGTTTTCTAGCAGATCAACTTTTTTCTTTTCTGAAGGATGCGTATCCGCGTTTGTATTTTTTGCTTCAACCGAGATCGTTTCATCGGCAGGCACAGCATGCGGCTCAGCCGACACCGGTTCAGTCTGATGCACTGTTGCGGGTTCTGAAACCTCCTTAACCGTCTTTTCATCTTTTACGGATTCCGGTTCTAATTCCGGTTCCGGTTTAGGCTCGGATGACAGCTCAAAAATAGACGTTTGTTTTTCGTCTTTTTTCTCTTTTTTGTCTTTTATTCTCTGATAGGTATCGGCGTGTTTTTTCTCTTTGGAAAACTTAGCCATTACCTTCTCGATCATTTCCTCATCGAGCCCGCTCATGTGATTTTTTACTTCTTTGAAGCCGCTCTTTTGAAGAAATGTTACGATTTCCTGATGGCTTACCAAAAGCTCTTTGGCAAGCTGAAATACTTTTTTGGACATAAATCCGCTTTTATGTAGTTAAGAAATACTTATTCATTGGAAGACGTTTCCGTCGCCGGTTGCAGGTTCTCAATAACTGCGGCCAACCGACTGATGGCACGTTCGGGAATTCCTTCGACGTTTTTGATCTCTTCGATGGAAGCAATATCACCAAGTTTTACGAAACCTGCTACCAGTAATTTTTCGGCTACTGCTTTGGATACGCCTCGAACTTCGACGATCAACGAAGCTTCTGTATAAACTTCCGGCTGCGCCTCGGGTTTAGCCTCCGGGCGAACCGTCGGCTTAACAGTAGTTTCACGAATTGTTTCAGCTTCTGGAGTTTCGTTTTCGTCAACGATCTCGTCCGCTGCTTCTTCGACGTGCGCTTCGCCGCTTAATTCGCTGTATTTAATTGTTTCGATTTGAAAGCCGGTCAGACGTGCGGCTAAGTTTATATTTTGACCGAAGCGACCGACCGCGATGGACATCTCATCGTCATTGATAACAGCCAAGGCTTTTTTGTCGGTGGTATCCACTTCGACACGCAAGGGTTTGGCCGGACTCAACGCGCGAGAAATAAAAATTTCCGCGTCAGGACTCCAACTGACAATATCAATTTTTTCGTTATTAAGCTCTTTGACAATCGCCTGAATACGTACGCCTTTCATGCCGACACAAGCACCCACCGCGTCAATACGTTTATCGTTTGAAAATACGGCGATTTTCGTACGCTCACCCGGATCACGGGCAATAGCTTTGATTTCGATAATACCATCGTATATTTCAGGTACTTCGTTTTCAAACAAACGTTGAAGAAATTCGGGTTGTGCACGGGATACCACGATACGCGGGCCGCGCGGATCATCCACGACATCTTTGATAACGGCACGCACCGTATCACCGCGTTTGTAACGTTCATTGGAAATTTGTTCCATTTTGGGCATGATAAGTTCGGTGCGCTCAAAACTGATATAAATTTCATTTTTGTTGATCTGGCGGATCTCACCGACAACGATTTCGCCGATACGGTTTTTAAATTCGTCCATGATCAGTTTGCGCTCGATGTCTCGTATTTTCTGATTGAGTGTCTGACGTGCACTGATAATAAGACGACGACCGAAA of bacterium contains these proteins:
- the nusA gene encoding transcription termination factor NusA, with the translated sequence MEHGGMIVDAFTQIAREKNIEKDELNLVIEEIFKMMIKKKYGSTDNFDVIVNLDKPAIEIYQNVVVADPVTNPVAEISIEDAQKMDPDMKVGDDYVHIIDPASFGRRLIISARQTLNQKIRDIERKLIMDEFKNRIGEIVVGEIRQINKNEIYISFERTELIMPKMEQISNERYKRGDTVRAVIKDVVDDPRGPRIVVSRAQPEFLQRLFENEVPEIYDGIIEIKAIARDPGERTKIAVFSNDKRIDAVGACVGMKGVRIQAIVKELNNEKIDIVSWSPDAEIFISRALSPAKPLRVEVDTTDKKALAVINDDEMSIAVGRFGQNINLAARLTGFQIETIKYSELSGEAHVEEAADEIVDENETPEAETIRETTVKPTVRPEAKPEAQPEVYTEASLIVEVRGVSKAVAEKLLVAGFVKLGDIASIEEIKNVEGIPERAISRLAAVIENLQPATETSSNE